A segment of the bacterium genome:
TCTCACAAGCTCAGATAGAAACACTTCTGCCCTCACTGTACAAAGAAATGTCAAAGGTCAGGGCAGATAGCGAAGCCAAAATCCAAAAATGGACAGAGTTGGATAAGAAGGAATAGTCACTTAAACCCCTCTTCCCTCTCGATCTTCTCCACTCGCGAGATGTGGCGGCCGCCCTCGAATTCGGTTTCGATAAATTGGCGGACGGTCTCTTCGAGTTGATTCTCGGGAGTGTATTTGGCGGCGAGGGCCAGGACATTGGCATTGTTGTGCTGACGGGTCAGGTGGGCCATCTCCGGATTGAGAGCCAATCCGGAGCGGACACCCTTTACTTTATTCGCGGCGATATTCATGCCATTGCCGGTCCAGCAGACGGTGATACCATAGTCAGCCTGACCATCGGCAACCGCGTGCGCCACTTTGAGACCGTAATCGGGATAATCAACCGAGGATTCATCATTGGTGCCAAAATCTGTCACCTGATGGCCCAATCGTGCAAGGATCGCTTTGACCTTCTCCTTGAACTGGTATCCCTTATGATCAGCGCCGACCGCGATCTTCATCAGACAGGAACCTCGTTATATTTCGGAACAAACGACAGCCAACCATACTTGTCATCGGCATCGCCGGTGATGATGGCGAAATAGGCCTGCTGCAATTTCTTGGTGAGTGGCCCACATTTGCCAGACCCGACCTGGATCTGGTCAACCGAAGAGATTGGAGTAACCTCAGCGGCCGAGCCGGTGAAGAAAACCTCGTCGGCGATGTAGAGCAGTTCGCGCGGGATATTCTGTTCGATAACTTCGAGGCCAATATCTTTGGCCAGAGCCATGATCGATTCACGGGTGATGCCGGGGAGGATCGAGGCTCCGAGCGGCGGAGTATAAAGTTTGCCGTTACGCACGACAAAGATATTCTCGCCGGAGCCCTCGGAGACATGACCGTAATTGTCCAAAGCGATGCCTTCGACATAACCGTGCGCCAGCGCTTCCATTTTGATCAACTGACCATTCATGTAGTTGGCGGCGGATTTGGACATCATCGGAATAGTGTTCGGCGCGGGACGGGTCCAGGAAGAGACACAGACAGAGACGCCTTTTTCGAGCGCTTCCGGTCCGAGATACTTCCCCCAATCCCAGACAGCGATAGCGAGCTCGGTCGGCGAGTTGGTCGGATCGACTCCGACAGTGCCGAATCCACGGTACGCAATCGGCCGGACATAACATTCGTCCATCCGGTTGATGCCGACCAGATTCATGATGGCATCATCGACCTGATCCATGGAGAATGGGATATTCATCCGATAGATCTTGGCCGAGTTGAAAAGGCGACGGGTATGGTCGCGAAGACGAAATGCGGCGGGACCTTTCTTGGTCTTGTAGACGCGCATCCCTTCGAAGACTGATGAACCGTAGTGAATGACATGGGAGAGAATGTGGATTTTGGCATCCTCCCAGCGAACCATTTTGCCATTCATCCAAATATAGTCAGTTTGATTAACCGCCATAGAACAGACCCTCAAAGACTCAGGTGAAAACCATTACTCCATCGCATGATAACAAATGGATTCCAGCCCTTCAAGGCAAATCAACGTCGAGAGGCCAAAAGAGAGTGACCTTTCGAGGAGAAACTCAAAAGGTCACACGCAAAATAGTATGTTGTTGCGAGACAGCGACGTTTCGTGTCTGAACTGGAATTATTGCTGATTTCCCTCTCCAGCGCGTTTCCAGACGAGTGGGAGGATCCACGCGGCCAGCCCGATCTTGACGAGCATACCGACGAGGAACGGTGTGAGCCCCAGTGCGATCACTGTGTCAACGGGGACAAAACGCGAGAGCATAGCGACGCCACACGCGAAGATGATGGCATAGCCGATTGTCATAGCGACAATCGAACGGAAAATGGTACGGTCCCAACCGCGCTCTGCGAGTGAACCGACCATGTATGCAGCTAATACAAAACCGAGCAGATAGCCACCGGTCGGTCCGAAAAGAACCTGCGGGCCAGCGGCTCCACCAGCGAAGACCGGGAGTCCGGCAGCACCTTCGAGGAGGTAAGCGACCACCACGCCAGTCCCCCGCACGCGTCCAAGCGCCATAGCGACGAGCAAAACGCCGAATGTCTGGCCGGTGACCGGTACCGGGGAAAACGGCAACGGAAAGGCGACATAGGCGGAGGCGACCAGGAGTAAGTTGAAGGCGAGCAGGATCGGCAGCTCCATCAGTTTGGAGGCTGGTTTAACGAGATCGTATGCGACAACGCGGCTCTGCATGAAGGATATCCTTTTTTGGTCTTTGTTTCGGGGGAAAGATGAAGGGTTGAAGAAGGGATGTCAAGGCTAATACCTTGGGTGGCCCACCCACGCTCCTTGGTGTATGCTCGATGTGTCGTATCCTCCGCTCACCGAGTATCGAAGGGATTCCCAGACATTCACGTCTAATTCGCCAGACAAATTTCTTTCAAAGACAGCACACTTCGTTGAATCACACCAAAGTGAGACTCGTATCGAATCAGGTGTAATGAACTCGACCGTGGTGGTGTCATAGCATTCGTAAAGTGAAAACACAGCGAAGGGTTGAGCGAATAGGGCATCCTTTCGTCGCGCCTTAATAACTGTGGTAGTAGGGGTTGTTGCGTCGCTGCAGCACCACGCCAGAATCCTCCATGATTCATTCTCTGCATGAGCGACCTTGCCCTGAGAATTCCAGGGCTCAGACAATGTGAAGGATTTTTGATAGTCAAACGCGGCAAGTCCACTCACACCTACGGCGACAAGAACCCAGATCCATTTTTTGCTTTTGGTATGCGCTCTCATTGTGCCTCCTAGAATCTACAAATCGCGTGGTGGCAGGATCACATTCTCACGTCGTTCGAAGGATCCTGCCCTACATCTCTCTATGGTAGGGCAACGCCATGCAACAACAGTGAAGAGGCTTCGACTTCGCTCAGCCAAAAGAACACCCTCACAAAGTGAACAGTCCGGTATTCGGGCTGAGCGAAGTCGAAGCCCGAAGTCTCAGCCATATATCTATATCTCTTGATACAATGCAAAGCACGAACTGGAAGAACTCGTTCGTACTACGAAATCACCCCTTCGGTCTGAGAGCTTTCAGTAGTTCGCGGGCGATGACGAGGCGCTGGATCTCGGAAGTACCTTCGCCGATCTCGCAGAGCTTAACATCGCGCCAGATACGCTCTGCCGGATAGGGGCCAGTGTAATAACCGATACCGCCAAGTATACCGATCGCGGTCGTCGCGCAACGGGTGCCGACCTCGGAGGAGTACAGTTTCGCCATAGCGGACATATGACCGAACGGGACACCGGCATCTTTCATGAGGGCGGCTTCGTAGCAGAGCAAACGCGCTGCGGCAAGTTCGGTCGCCATGTCGGCGAGTTTGTGCTGAATAGCCTGATTGCTGGAGATAGGTTCGCCGAATTGAACGCGGTCGGTCGCATATTTCAGCGCGCAGTCGAGTGCTCCCTGCCCTAACCCGATCGCCATGGCGCCGATGGAAATACGGCCGCCATCAAGGGTCATCAACATCTGCTTGAACCCCTGCCCTATCTCGCCGAGCTGGTTTTCGACCGGGACTTTAAGATCATCGAAATGGAGGAATGCGGTATCGGAACCGCGCAGGCCGAGCTTATTCTCTTTTTTGCCGACAGCGTACCCTTTCCATTCTTTTTCGAGAATGAAGCAGGTAATGTTTTTGTCTTTGGGATCATCCGAGGTTCGCGATGACGCAATCGTCGCAAAGGCTTTGGTTGCCGAAGTAATCCAGCATTTGGAGCCGTTGATGATCCAGTTGTCTCCCTCGCGGCGGGCCATCGTGCGCGTACCGCCGGCATCGGAACCGGCATCGGGTTCGGTCAGGCCGAAGGCCATCAGTTCGCCATTGGCGGCGCGTGGGAGGTACTTTTTCTTCTGAGCTTCGGTGCCGAATTTATAGACCGGCCAAGTGCCGAGAGAATTGTGCGCGGCAATCGTGATGCCGGTTGAGCCGCAGACGCGGGAGAGTTCTTCGACGGCGATGGCGTAGGTAACGGTATCAGTCGGACGTCCGCCGTACTGCTCAGGGATGAGCATCCCCATCAGCCCCATTTCGGTCATGGGGGCGAGATGCTCGGTCGGGAAACGCTGTTCGAGGTCGAGCGTGACGGCGAGGGGTTCTATTTTCTCAAGGGAGAAGGCGCGAATTTTCTCGCGATATTCGTCGTGTTTTTTCTCGAGCATGCTTAGTCCTTTAAGAGGTCGCGTGAAATGACCATGCGTTGAGCCTCGGAGGTTCCTTCGTAAAGTTCAGTCACGCGGGCATCGCGGAAATACCGCTCAACCGCATACTCCTTGATATAGCCGTAGCCGCCATGAATTTGTACGGCCTGATCGCAGACATAGTTTGCCATTTGCGAGGCGAACAGTTTCGCCATGGAGGACTCGCGCGGCGCGGCGGTTCCTTCGTCTTTCAACTGTGCGGCACGAT
Coding sequences within it:
- the rpiB gene encoding ribose 5-phosphate isomerase B, whose translation is MKIAVGADHKGYQFKEKVKAILARLGHQVTDFGTNDESSVDYPDYGLKVAHAVADGQADYGITVCWTGNGMNIAANKVKGVRSGLALNPEMAHLTRQHNNANVLALAAKYTPENQLEETVRQFIETEFEGGRHISRVEKIEREEGFK
- a CDS encoding branched-chain amino acid transaminase, which translates into the protein MAVNQTDYIWMNGKMVRWEDAKIHILSHVIHYGSSVFEGMRVYKTKKGPAAFRLRDHTRRLFNSAKIYRMNIPFSMDQVDDAIMNLVGINRMDECYVRPIAYRGFGTVGVDPTNSPTELAIAVWDWGKYLGPEALEKGVSVCVSSWTRPAPNTIPMMSKSAANYMNGQLIKMEALAHGYVEGIALDNYGHVSEGSGENIFVVRNGKLYTPPLGASILPGITRESIMALAKDIGLEVIEQNIPRELLYIADEVFFTGSAAEVTPISSVDQIQVGSGKCGPLTKKLQQAYFAIITGDADDKYGWLSFVPKYNEVPV
- a CDS encoding biotin transporter BioY codes for the protein MQSRVVAYDLVKPASKLMELPILLAFNLLLVASAYVAFPLPFSPVPVTGQTFGVLLVAMALGRVRGTGVVVAYLLEGAAGLPVFAGGAAGPQVLFGPTGGYLLGFVLAAYMVGSLAERGWDRTIFRSIVAMTIGYAIIFACGVAMLSRFVPVDTVIALGLTPFLVGMLVKIGLAAWILPLVWKRAGEGNQQ
- a CDS encoding acyl-CoA dehydrogenase family protein yields the protein MLEKKHDEYREKIRAFSLEKIEPLAVTLDLEQRFPTEHLAPMTEMGLMGMLIPEQYGGRPTDTVTYAIAVEELSRVCGSTGITIAAHNSLGTWPVYKFGTEAQKKKYLPRAANGELMAFGLTEPDAGSDAGGTRTMARREGDNWIINGSKCWITSATKAFATIASSRTSDDPKDKNITCFILEKEWKGYAVGKKENKLGLRGSDTAFLHFDDLKVPVENQLGEIGQGFKQMLMTLDGGRISIGAMAIGLGQGALDCALKYATDRVQFGEPISSNQAIQHKLADMATELAAARLLCYEAALMKDAGVPFGHMSAMAKLYSSEVGTRCATTAIGILGGIGYYTGPYPAERIWRDVKLCEIGEGTSEIQRLVIARELLKALRPKG